A DNA window from Mycolicibacter hiberniae contains the following coding sequences:
- a CDS encoding heavy metal translocating P-type ATPase, which yields MTCASCAARVERALNALDGVAATVNFAVERAHIEHQPHVSPADLVNTVEATGYQAAVLGSAGEHHGGHADVSAGQLRTRLIVSALLAAPVVALSMVMAWQFSGWQWVALALTTPIVFWGGYPFHRAAARTAVHRAATMDTLVSLGTCAAYLWSVVAVCTGAGHVYFEVAAVVTVFLLAGRFAESHAKRSAGAALRELLELGAKDATVMSADGSTETRVPIADLRVGDVIVVRPGERVAADGVVVDGASALDTAAMTGEPLPVDVAVGDSVLGGSLNTTGRVLVRAAKVGADTQLARMATMVADAQAGKASVQRLADRVSAVFVPAVLGIAALTLAGWLLTGASAAAAFTAAVAVLIIACPCALGLATPTAILVGTGRGAQLGILIKNPQVLETVKDIDTVVLDKTGTVTSGVMSVGGLAAEPGEDPDTVLARAAAVEAASEHPIATAIVAGAKAAGLQIAPVTDFVSRPGHGVTGVVDGLRVEVARAAAADETGTAVEVCWEGQVRGTITVTDTVRPTSAAAVAQLKALGITPILLTGDGAAAARRVAGQVGIDSGNVIADVLPADKAAEVKRLQADGRRVAMVGDGVNDSVALATADIGMAMGTGTDAAIEAGDVTLVRGDLGTVPTALRLSARTLRIIRQNLGWAFGYNVAAIPLAAAGLLNPMIAGAAMAASSVLVVANSLRLRRFAR from the coding sequence ATGACGTGTGCGTCGTGCGCGGCGCGGGTGGAGCGCGCTTTGAACGCCCTGGACGGGGTGGCGGCCACGGTCAACTTCGCGGTCGAGCGAGCCCATATCGAACACCAGCCCCATGTCTCGCCCGCCGACCTGGTGAACACCGTCGAAGCGACCGGATACCAGGCCGCCGTGCTCGGCTCGGCCGGCGAACACCATGGCGGGCACGCCGACGTATCCGCCGGCCAACTGCGCACCCGGCTGATCGTCTCGGCCCTGCTGGCCGCGCCCGTGGTGGCGCTGTCGATGGTGATGGCCTGGCAGTTCAGCGGTTGGCAGTGGGTCGCCCTCGCGCTGACCACCCCGATCGTGTTCTGGGGCGGTTATCCGTTCCATCGTGCCGCTGCGCGCACCGCCGTGCACCGTGCCGCCACCATGGACACCCTGGTCTCGCTGGGCACCTGCGCCGCCTATCTGTGGTCGGTGGTGGCGGTGTGCACGGGGGCGGGCCACGTGTACTTCGAAGTGGCCGCCGTGGTCACGGTATTTCTGCTGGCCGGCCGGTTTGCCGAGTCGCACGCCAAACGGTCGGCGGGCGCAGCGCTGCGCGAACTGCTGGAGCTCGGCGCCAAAGACGCCACGGTCATGAGCGCGGACGGGTCCACCGAGACCCGGGTGCCGATCGCCGACCTTCGGGTCGGTGACGTCATCGTCGTGCGGCCGGGGGAGCGAGTCGCCGCCGACGGCGTCGTCGTCGACGGGGCCAGCGCCCTGGACACCGCGGCGATGACCGGCGAACCGCTGCCGGTGGACGTCGCCGTCGGCGATTCGGTGCTGGGTGGTTCGCTCAACACCACCGGGCGGGTGTTGGTTCGGGCCGCCAAAGTCGGCGCCGACACCCAGCTGGCGCGGATGGCCACCATGGTCGCCGACGCCCAGGCCGGCAAGGCCTCGGTCCAGCGACTTGCCGATCGGGTCTCGGCGGTGTTTGTGCCCGCAGTGCTGGGTATCGCCGCGCTCACGCTGGCCGGCTGGCTGCTGACCGGCGCGTCCGCCGCGGCGGCGTTCACCGCGGCGGTGGCCGTGCTCATCATCGCCTGCCCGTGCGCGCTCGGGTTGGCCACGCCGACCGCCATCCTGGTCGGCACCGGCCGTGGTGCGCAGCTGGGCATCCTGATCAAGAACCCGCAGGTGCTCGAGACCGTCAAGGACATCGACACCGTCGTGCTGGACAAGACCGGCACCGTTACCAGCGGCGTGATGTCCGTCGGCGGCCTCGCGGCCGAACCGGGCGAGGACCCGGACACGGTGCTGGCCCGAGCCGCCGCCGTCGAGGCGGCGTCCGAGCATCCGATCGCCACGGCCATCGTCGCCGGGGCCAAGGCCGCCGGCCTGCAGATCGCCCCGGTGACCGATTTCGTCAGCCGGCCCGGCCACGGTGTGACCGGGGTCGTCGACGGCCTGCGGGTCGAGGTCGCGCGGGCGGCCGCCGCGGACGAGACCGGGACCGCGGTGGAGGTCTGCTGGGAAGGGCAGGTGCGCGGGACGATCACCGTGACCGACACGGTTCGGCCCACGAGCGCGGCCGCGGTGGCGCAGCTCAAAGCCCTGGGCATCACCCCGATCCTGCTCACCGGCGACGGTGCGGCGGCGGCCCGCAGGGTGGCCGGGCAGGTCGGTATCGACTCCGGCAACGTCATCGCCGACGTGTTGCCCGCGGACAAGGCTGCCGAGGTCAAGCGCCTGCAGGCCGACGGTCGGCGGGTGGCCATGGTCGGTGACGGCGTCAACGATTCGGTGGCGCTGGCCACCGCCGATATCGGGATGGCGATGGGCACCGGTACGGACGCCGCCATCGAGGCCGGTGATGTCACCCTGGTGCGCGGCGACCTCGGCACGGTGCCCACCGCGCTTCGGCTGTCGGCGCGCACCCTGCGCATCATCCGGCAGAACCTCGGCTGGGCGTTCGGCTACAACGTGGCGGCCATCCCGCTCGCGGCGGCCGGGTTGCTCAACCCGATGATCGCGGGCGCGGCGATGGCCGCCTCATCGGTCCTGGTGGTCGCCAACAGCCTGCGGCTTCGTCGTTTCGCGCGATAA
- a CDS encoding alpha/beta hydrolase, whose translation MMLPMADVTRRAALRLGVGAVGAAGLFGAGALRRPAASRATGNSYPTWESGSFVSAARGGVETNWIIARPPGQTAPLRPVIALHCKDGDAAWVMDLGVEEELARLAAAGRPPFAVVAVDGGNSYWRPHSSGEDSGAMVLHELIPMLTEKGIDTSRVAFMGWSMGGYGALLLGTRLGPARTAGICAISPAIYMTYFGAPAGAFDSVDDWRTNSVFNLVPRLAPIPLRVDCGTGDSFAYATKSFVAHLNPPPAGGFSPGGHDVSYWRSQLPAQLSWLDS comes from the coding sequence ATGATGCTGCCCATGGCTGATGTGACCCGCCGGGCTGCTTTGCGCCTTGGGGTCGGCGCGGTGGGGGCTGCGGGCCTGTTCGGAGCGGGTGCGCTTCGGCGCCCGGCCGCCTCCCGGGCCACCGGTAACAGTTACCCCACATGGGAATCCGGGTCGTTTGTGTCGGCGGCTCGTGGTGGCGTCGAGACCAACTGGATCATCGCCCGCCCGCCGGGGCAGACCGCTCCCCTGCGGCCGGTGATCGCCCTGCACTGCAAGGACGGCGATGCCGCATGGGTGATGGATCTGGGTGTGGAGGAGGAGCTGGCGAGGCTGGCCGCGGCCGGCCGGCCCCCGTTCGCGGTGGTGGCCGTCGACGGCGGCAACTCCTATTGGCGGCCGCACAGCTCCGGCGAGGACTCCGGCGCCATGGTGCTGCACGAGCTGATCCCGATGCTGACCGAAAAGGGCATCGACACCTCCCGCGTCGCGTTCATGGGCTGGTCGATGGGCGGCTACGGCGCACTGCTGCTGGGCACCCGTCTGGGCCCGGCACGCACCGCCGGCATCTGCGCCATCAGCCCGGCGATCTATATGACGTATTTCGGCGCGCCCGCCGGTGCATTCGACAGTGTCGATGACTGGCGGACCAACTCGGTGTTCAACCTGGTGCCGCGGTTGGCGCCGATCCCGCTGCGGGTGGACTGCGGTACCGGGGACAGCTTCGCCTACGCGACCAAGAGTTTCGTCGCCCACCTGAATCCGCCGCCGGCCGGGGGCTTTTCGCCCGGCGGCCACGATGTGTCCTACTGGCGCAGCCAGCTGCCGGCGCAGTTGAGCTGGCTGGACTCCTGA
- a CDS encoding ABC transporter ATP-binding protein — protein sequence MGDLRIRDLVIEYATRGGDPVRPIHGLSLDVPAGSLVVVLGPSGCGKTTLLSCLGGILSPTAGQIRFGATDVTALRRRDLTAYRRRTVGIVFQAFNLVPSLTALENVMVPMWAAGWTQWSAQERGRDLLTRVGLADRTHHRPGQLSGGQQQRVAVARALALDPPLILADEPTAQLDYARAGEVVQLLRLLAAGDRVVVVATHDTRIVPLADIVVELSPSGMPEPSPQAPVRLGPGSVLLEQGTVEDLIYVVTDGEVEIAPHPGDPGGGPLKIGKSGHFTGPLGPLVRIPRSAAVRAPREATLVGYTVEAFRERFGRNPNPDVPNEPAST from the coding sequence ATGGGGGACTTGCGGATCCGCGATCTGGTGATCGAGTACGCCACCCGCGGCGGGGACCCGGTCCGTCCGATTCACGGCTTGAGCCTGGATGTCCCGGCCGGTTCGCTGGTGGTGGTGCTGGGCCCCAGCGGCTGCGGCAAGACCACCCTGCTGTCCTGCCTGGGCGGCATCTTGAGCCCCACCGCCGGCCAGATCCGCTTCGGCGCCACCGACGTCACCGCACTGCGCAGGCGCGACCTCACTGCTTACCGCCGGCGCACCGTCGGAATCGTCTTCCAGGCGTTCAATCTGGTGCCGAGCCTGACGGCGCTGGAGAACGTGATGGTCCCGATGTGGGCGGCCGGCTGGACACAATGGTCGGCTCAGGAGCGCGGCCGCGACCTGCTGACCCGGGTCGGCCTGGCCGACCGGACGCATCACCGGCCCGGGCAGCTCAGCGGCGGCCAGCAGCAGCGGGTGGCGGTGGCCCGCGCGCTGGCCCTGGATCCGCCCTTGATCCTGGCCGACGAGCCCACCGCGCAATTGGATTACGCCCGGGCCGGCGAGGTGGTGCAACTGCTGCGGCTGCTGGCCGCCGGTGACCGCGTCGTGGTGGTGGCCACCCACGACACCCGGATCGTGCCCCTGGCCGACATCGTCGTCGAGCTGTCCCCGTCCGGTATGCCCGAGCCGTCCCCGCAGGCCCCGGTCCGGCTTGGGCCCGGCTCGGTTCTGCTGGAACAGGGCACCGTCGAGGACCTGATCTACGTGGTCACCGACGGGGAGGTGGAGATCGCCCCGCATCCTGGCGACCCCGGCGGCGGCCCGCTCAAGATCGGCAAGTCCGGCCACTTCACCGGTCCGCTCGGGCCCCTGGTGCGGATTCCGCGCTCGGCTGCGGTCCGGGCACCCCGGGAAGCGACCCTGGTCGGTTACACCGTGGAGGCGTTCCGCGAGCGCTTCGGCCGCAACCCGAACCCGGACGTTCCTAACGAACCGGCATCAACCTGA